A region from the Lolium perenne isolate Kyuss_39 chromosome 4, Kyuss_2.0, whole genome shotgun sequence genome encodes:
- the LOC127296598 gene encoding CASP-like protein 5A1 produces MFASRPAVHPVEAPPPTDPVGQPTGVLMKDLPGMPGTAGGLGLRVAQFAFAAVALAVMASTNDFPSVTAFCYLVAATILQCLWSFSLAIVDVYALLVKRCLRNRRAVCLFAIGDGITAALTFGAACSSAGITVLIDNDLNICGENHCGSFETATAMAFMSWFALTPSFLLNFWSMASR; encoded by the exons ATGTTCGCGAGCAGGCCGGCGGTGCACCCGGtggaggcgccgccgccgacgGATCCGGTGGGGCAGCCCACGGGCGTGCTCATGAAGGACCTGCCGGGGATGCCCGGCACCGCGGGGGGCCTCGGCCTCCGCGTCGCGCAGTTCGCCTTCGCCGCCGTCGCGCTCGCCGTCATGGCTTCCACCAACGACTTCCCCTCCGTCACCGCCTTCTG CTATCTTGTTGCAGCAACCATACTTCAATGCCTGTGGAGCTTTTCACTTGCCATCGTGGATGTCTATGCATTGCTTGTTAAGCGTTGCTTACGGAACCGTCGTGCTGTTTGTCTTTTTGCTATCGGAGATGGG ATCACGGCAGCACTGACCTTCGGTGCAGCATGCTCGTCAGCAGGCATCACCGTCTTAATCGATAATGATCTGAACATATGTGGCGAAAACCACTGTGGGAGTTTCGAGACCGCGACGGCGATGGCATTCATGAGCTGGTTTGCTCTTACGCCTTCCTTTCTGCTGAACTTCTGGTCAATGGCTTCTCGATGA
- the LOC127296597 gene encoding BTB/POZ domain-containing protein SR1IP1: MQTETAPQFSSAAMKRTSDWIRSQEFPSDITIQVGESTFNLHKLPLASKCGYIRKQVSGANGSRVTHLEIAGMPGDAKAFDLVIKFCYGVNFEITADNVAMLRCAAEHLEMTEECKPGNLIGRAEAYLEEVALASLAGAVTALRSAEELLPASDKVRLIGRCIDAVATMTCGDGVGDDGGLKPVDEYWWVDELTALRIDTFQRVMIAMKARGFKGIAMGTMIMLYAQKSLRRLDMNGRDRKKMEPRQEHEKRVVLETIVSLLPREKNTMSVSFLSMLLRAAIYLDTSLACRLDLEGRMAGQLGQAVLDDLLIPSSSPEGAGATAFDVDAVQRIMAGYLEHEGEATRLDYNTDDDFVSAASPPNDVGPVGRLMESYLAEISSDVNLPVDKFTCLAELIPERARFNEDGMYRAIDIYLKAHPSLSEGERKKVCSVMDCQKLSREACAHAAQNDRLPMQTVVQVLYHEQRRLRLPPSQPPSGAPSYAGGESPALSYRPTPSFNGRDRSAPSSEVSRLQRENDELRMELLQMKMRLRDPSAAPPPQPPLAAAPSGGRSFPPSGKPPLPKKPGGGGGFMKKLGRLNPFVRDPVAAGKVRTKPAKDRRHSIS; encoded by the exons ATGCAGACGGAGACTGCTCCCCAGTTCTCTTCAGCTGCGATGAAGAGAACCAGTGACTG GATACGTTCACAAGAATTCCCGAGCGATATTACCATCCAAGTTGGGGAGAGCACCTTCAACCTGCACAAG CTGCCATTGGCATCTAAATGCGGCTACATAAGGAAGCAGGTGTCAGGGGCCAACGGCTCCCGGGTCACCCACCTCGAGATCGCGGGCATGCCCGGCGACGCCAAGGCGTTCGACCTCGTCATCAAGTTCTGCTACGGCGTCAACTTCGAGATCACGGCCGACAACGTCGCCATGCTGCGCTGCGCCGCCGAGCACCTGGAGATGACCGAGGAGTGCAAGCCGGGGAACCTGATCGGCAGGGCGGAGGCCTACCTGGAGGAGGTGGCGCTGGCGAGCCTCGCGGGCGCGGTCACCGCGCTCCGCAGTGCCGAGGAGCTCCTCCCGGCGTCCGACAAGGTGCGGCTCATCGGCAGGTGCATCGACGCCGTCGCGACCATGACGTGCGGCGACGGGGTTGGCGACGATGGCGGACTGAAGCCCGTGGACGAGTACTGGTGGGTCGACGAGCTGACGGCGCTGCGGATCGACACGTTTCAGAGAGTCATGATCGCCATGAAGGCCAGAGGGTTCAAGGGCATCGCCATGGGGACTATGATCATGCTCTACGCTCAGAAGTCTCTTCGAAGACTG GACATGAACGGTAGAGACAGGAAGAAGATGGAGCCTCGGCAGGAGCACGAGAAGCGTGTGGTCCTCGAGACGATCGTGAGCCTGCTGCCGAGGGAGAAGAACACCATGTCGGTCAGCTTCCTGTCGATGCTGCTCCGGGCGGCGATCTACCTGGACACGTCGCTAGCGTGTCGGCTCGACCTGGAGGGGCGGATGGCCGGGCAGCTCGGCCAGGCCGTGCTCGACGACCTCCTCATCCCGTCCTCCTCTCCTGAAGGCGCTGGCGCGACGGCCTTCGATGTCGACGCTGTGCAGAGGATCATGGCCGGCTACCTGGAACACGAGGGCGAGGCGACTCGGCTAGACTACAACACCGACGACGACTTCGTCTCGGCAGCATCGCCGCCCAACGACGTCGGGCCGGTCGGCAGGCTCATGGAGAGCTACCTCGCCGAGATATCCTCGGACGTGAACCTGCCGGTCGACAAGTTCACTTGTCTCGCCGAGCTCATCCCGGAGCGCGCCAGGTTCAACGAGGACGGCATGTACCGCGCCATCGACATCTACCTGAAG GCGCATCCGTCGCTGAGCGAGGGGGAGAGGAAGAAGGTGTGCAGCGTGATGGACTGCCAGAAGCTGTCGCGGGAGGCGTGCGCGCACGCGGCGCAGAACGACCGACTGCCGATGCAGACGGTCGTGCAGGTGCTGTACCACGAGCAGCGGCGCCTCCGCTTGCCGCCCTCGCAGCCTCCGAGCGGCGCACCATCTTACGCCGGAGGGGAGTCGCCGGCGCTATCGTACAGGCCAACGCCGAGCTTCAACGGGCGGGACCGGAGCGCGCCGTCAAGCGAGGTGTCGCGGCTGCAGCGAGAGAACGACGAGCTCAGGATGGAGCTGCTCCAGATGAAGATGCGGCTCAGGGACCcctcggcggcgccgccgccgcagccgccgctTGCGGCAGCGCCTAGCGGAGGCCGGAGCTTCCCACCGTCGGGGAAGCCGCCTCTGCCGAAGAAGCCGGGCGGCGGTGGCGGGTTCATGAAGAAGCTCGGACGGCTCAACCCGTTCGTCCGTGACCCTGTGGCCGCCGGCAAGGTCCGCACGAAGCCGGCCAAGGATCGGAGGCACTCCATTTCTTGA